Proteins encoded in a region of the Mycoplasma feriruminatoris genome:
- the recA gene encoding recombinase RecA: MSTELQNTIENNDIREAQMWSSKELKEAIKEIEKMFGKGSIMVLGQSDNLNVETFSSGSLLLDNALGIGGYPKGRIIEIYGPESSGKTTLSLHAICEIQKAGGIAAFIDAEHSLEPKYCQNLGIDTNKLLVSQPDNGEQALDILEMLINSNSIDLIVVDSVAALVPKTELEGEMSDQSIGLQARMMSKALRKLNGLIAKSNTTVIFINQLREKIGVIFGSPETTTGGKALKFFSSIRLEVRKSENILNNSEIIGNKIKIKVVKNKTSIPFKTTTISLLYNKGIDKLGELVDLLVSHEIIEKSGVWYSYQNEKIGQGRTSVIQWLNADENRTNELIEQVKKLIKQE, translated from the coding sequence ATGAGTACAGAATTACAAAATACAATAGAAAATAATGATATAAGAGAAGCACAAATGTGAAGTTCAAAAGAACTAAAAGAAGCTATTAAAGAAATTGAAAAAATGTTTGGTAAAGGATCAATTATGGTTCTTGGCCAAAGTGATAATTTAAATGTTGAAACATTTTCATCAGGATCACTTTTATTAGATAATGCTTTAGGTATTGGAGGATATCCTAAAGGAAGAATTATTGAAATTTATGGACCAGAATCATCTGGTAAAACTACTTTATCACTACATGCAATTTGTGAAATTCAAAAAGCTGGAGGAATTGCTGCTTTTATTGATGCTGAACATTCTTTAGAACCAAAATATTGTCAAAATTTAGGAATTGACACTAATAAATTATTAGTAAGTCAACCAGATAATGGAGAACAAGCTTTAGATATTTTAGAAATGTTAATTAATTCAAATAGTATTGATTTAATTGTTGTTGATTCAGTAGCAGCCTTAGTTCCAAAAACTGAATTAGAAGGTGAAATGAGTGATCAATCAATTGGTCTACAAGCAAGAATGATGTCAAAAGCATTAAGAAAATTAAATGGTTTAATTGCAAAATCTAATACAACAGTTATTTTTATTAACCAATTAAGAGAAAAAATTGGAGTTATTTTTGGAAGTCCTGAAACTACAACTGGTGGAAAAGCGCTAAAATTCTTTTCATCAATTAGATTAGAAGTTAGAAAATCAGAAAACATTTTAAATAATTCAGAAATTATTGGTAATAAAATTAAAATTAAAGTTGTTAAAAATAAAACATCAATACCATTTAAAACTACAACAATTTCACTTTTATATAATAAAGGAATTGATAAACTTGGTGAATTAGTTGATTTATTAGTAAGTCATGAAATTATTGAAAAATCAGGAGTTTGATATTCTTATCAAAATGAAAAAATTGGTCAAGGAAGAACAAGTGTAATTCAGTGATTAAATGCTGATGAAAATAGAACAAATGAACTAATTGAACAAGTTAAAAAACTAATTAAACAAGAATAA
- a CDS encoding YeeE/YedE family protein, which produces MKTKFIQPIIALIILVLLIILAIFLKSANLRWSLVIGFILGYVINRSSFNFSIGIKQAYLYKNTNLTKAFILLLVFSLLIVFIIKMISNFYNLNLISNISDVNNISILTFIGSFLIGISIIITSNCASGILVDLAKGKIKGLIGVIFFIIGSVVGYISLKSFSKTSFFIKTSTKVFLLNHIGFLTTLICSLLVLFILYLIVKKYEHKYQMQNFNLKINDDKLINNSSKKLFSYQTYYKLFVKNWSFITASILISICASFILVINNKTWGVSRPFLIFFTYLCSVFKINLSNQMFADFIKITNNGLLNDSSTLINIGFFIGCLVCCLLANKFKCEFKINKKELFYFTIGGFLLGFGSSLANGCSVGGMYSKISTFDLSGWVFLIGMIIGIFVGIKIFIKKHNIKTQQTIVL; this is translated from the coding sequence ATGAAAACTAAATTTATTCAACCTATTATTGCTTTAATAATATTAGTTTTATTAATCATATTAGCTATATTTTTAAAATCAGCAAATTTAAGATGATCTTTAGTTATTGGTTTTATATTAGGTTATGTTATTAATAGATCTAGTTTTAATTTTTCAATTGGTATTAAACAGGCTTATTTATATAAAAATACTAATTTAACAAAAGCTTTTATTTTACTTTTAGTTTTTAGTTTATTAATAGTTTTTATAATTAAAATGATTTCTAATTTTTATAATCTAAATTTAATTTCAAATATTTCTGATGTTAATAATATTAGTATATTAACTTTTATTGGTAGTTTTTTAATTGGAATATCAATAATAATTACTAGTAATTGTGCTAGTGGAATTTTAGTTGATTTAGCTAAAGGAAAAATAAAAGGATTAATTGGAGTAATCTTTTTTATAATAGGATCAGTTGTTGGATATATTAGTTTAAAGTCTTTTAGTAAAACTAGTTTTTTTATAAAAACTAGTACTAAAGTGTTTTTATTAAATCACATAGGTTTTTTAACAACACTAATTTGTAGTTTATTAGTTTTATTTATTTTATATTTAATAGTTAAAAAATATGAACATAAATATCAAATGCAAAACTTTAATTTAAAAATAAATGATGACAAATTAATAAATAATTCATCTAAAAAGTTATTTAGTTATCAGACTTATTATAAGTTATTTGTAAAAAATTGATCTTTTATAACTGCTAGTATTTTAATTAGTATTTGTGCAAGTTTTATTTTAGTAATAAATAATAAAACATGAGGTGTATCAAGACCTTTTTTGATATTTTTTACTTATTTATGTAGTGTTTTTAAAATTAATTTATCAAATCAAATGTTTGCAGATTTTATAAAAATTACTAATAATGGTTTATTAAATGATAGTTCAACACTTATAAATATAGGATTTTTTATAGGTTGTTTAGTTTGTTGTTTATTAGCAAATAAATTTAAATGTGAATTTAAAATTAATAAAAAAGAACTTTTTTATTTTACAATAGGAGGTTTTTTACTAGGATTTGGATCAAGTTTAGCTAATGGATGTAGTGTTGGAGGAATGTATTCAAAAATAAGTACATTTGATTTATCTGGATGAGTATTTTTAATTGGTATGATTATTGGAATATTTGTTGGAATTAAAATTTTTATTAAAAAACATAATATAAAAACTCAACAGACTATAGTTTTATAA
- the rplS gene encoding 50S ribosomal protein L19 gives MSSKATKTVKSRFDIVNNQLRDDLIDFRSGDTIRVDVKIKEGDKFRIQSFEGLVIKTQGSGITYSVVVRKMSNGVFVERTFPLHSPIIDSVTLVKRGKVRRSRIYYIRNLSGKAARIKEIMPTKQAK, from the coding sequence ATGAGTTCAAAAGCTACAAAAACTGTTAAGTCAAGATTTGATATTGTTAATAATCAATTACGCGATGATTTAATAGATTTTAGATCAGGAGACACTATTAGAGTTGATGTAAAAATTAAAGAAGGAGATAAATTCCGTATCCAATCTTTTGAAGGATTAGTTATTAAAACTCAAGGATCTGGAATTACTTATTCAGTAGTTGTTAGAAAAATGTCAAACGGTGTATTTGTTGAAAGAACTTTTCCATTACACTCACCAATTATTGACTCAGTTACTTTAGTTAAACGTGGTAAAGTTAGAAGATCTCGTATTTATTACATTAGAAATCTTTCTGGTAAAGCTGCTAGAATTAAAGAAATTATGCCAACTAAACAAGCTAAATAA
- a CDS encoding ribonuclease HII, which translates to MIDRKLFDDQIKKDHNITYLSGSDEAGRGCLAGPLVVASVILKPDYFNPLIKDSKQLNPKTRQILFDEIIKNCLDYQIIVISSEQVDKLNPLQASLLGFKTTINNLKITPQLSLIDGNQNIKLENIKTLPIIKGDDLSFSIACSSILAKVTRDKILDEYDQIYPNYGFKSHKGYCTKQHLLAIKKYGILDIHRKSYKPIKKISKETS; encoded by the coding sequence ATGATAGATAGAAAATTATTTGATGATCAAATTAAAAAAGATCACAATATCACTTATTTATCAGGAAGTGATGAAGCTGGTAGAGGTTGTTTAGCAGGACCTTTAGTTGTAGCTAGTGTGATTTTAAAACCTGATTACTTTAATCCTTTAATAAAAGATTCAAAACAATTAAATCCTAAAACTAGACAAATTCTATTTGATGAAATTATTAAAAATTGTTTAGATTATCAAATTATTGTTATTTCAAGTGAACAAGTTGACAAACTTAATCCTTTACAAGCTAGTTTACTAGGTTTTAAAACAACAATTAATAATTTAAAAATTACTCCACAACTTAGTTTAATTGATGGTAATCAAAATATAAAACTAGAAAATATTAAAACTTTACCTATTATAAAAGGTGATGATTTAAGTTTTTCTATTGCTTGTAGTAGTATTTTAGCAAAAGTAACAAGAGATAAAATATTAGATGAATATGATCAAATTTATCCAAATTATGGATTTAAATCTCATAAAGGTTATTGTACAAAACAACATTTATTAGCAATAAAAAAGTATGGAATTTTAGATATTCATAGAAAATCTTATAAACCAATTAAAAAAATAAGCAAAGAAACTAGTTAA
- the rpsP gene encoding 30S ribosomal protein S16 has translation MVKLRLKRIGKKQAPFYRIVAADSRINRNGQYIELVGTFNPLKDEVKIDKELTLKWLNNGAQPTDTVRSLLSKQGILKALHESKFSKNTEKK, from the coding sequence ATGGTTAAATTAAGATTAAAAAGAATCGGTAAAAAACAAGCGCCATTTTATAGAATAGTAGCTGCTGACTCACGTATTAACCGTAATGGTCAATATATTGAATTAGTTGGAACATTCAACCCATTAAAAGATGAAGTTAAAATAGATAAAGAATTAACTTTAAAATGACTAAACAATGGTGCTCAACCAACTGATACAGTAAGAAGTTTACTTTCAAAACAAGGTATTTTAAAAGCCTTACATGAATCTAAATTTTCTAAAAATACTGAAAAAAAATAA
- a CDS encoding single-stranded DNA-binding protein translates to MNLVNLIGQLEGDATVAYTSKDGEKKLYKFVVKVPKPYKSKEVDSLDYINIKAWSNAVDDEFLLHDQAVVGIEGRIQSFTSNNDLTNIRNEIFASRILYLN, encoded by the coding sequence ATGAATTTAGTAAATCTTATTGGACAATTAGAAGGTGATGCTACTGTTGCTTATACTTCAAAAGATGGAGAAAAAAAACTTTACAAGTTTGTTGTTAAAGTACCAAAACCATACAAATCAAAAGAAGTAGATTCTTTAGATTATATTAATATTAAAGCTTGATCAAATGCTGTTGATGATGAGTTTTTATTACACGATCAAGCTGTTGTTGGAATTGAAGGAAGAATTCAATCATTTACTTCAAATAATGACCTAACAAATATTAGAAACGAGATTTTTGCAAGCAGAATTTTATATTTAAACTAA
- the trmD gene encoding tRNA (guanosine(37)-N1)-methyltransferase TrmD gives MKFSIITLFPKIINSYIEESIIKRAIIKQAIQIEVIDLRDFSTLSHNQVDDYQYGGGSGMVLMIEPLIRAIESIKTDNSIVLLTTPQGKTLKQPIVKSYANNYEHIIIICGHYEGYDERILDYIDDEVSIGDYVITGGELASLILVDSISRILPNVIKQESHENESFENNLLDHPVYTKPYEFRNKKVPDVLLSGHHQNIKKWREAQQVIKTLKKRPDLIDETKLNKHQLEIYKKMKGEQ, from the coding sequence ATGAAATTTTCTATTATTACTTTATTTCCTAAAATCATTAATTCATATATAGAAGAATCAATTATTAAAAGAGCAATTATTAAACAAGCTATACAAATAGAAGTTATTGATTTAAGAGACTTTTCTACACTTAGTCATAATCAAGTTGATGATTATCAGTATGGTGGTGGTAGTGGAATGGTTTTAATGATTGAACCACTAATTAGAGCAATTGAATCAATTAAAACTGACAATTCAATTGTTTTACTAACAACACCTCAAGGAAAAACTTTAAAACAACCAATTGTAAAATCATATGCTAATAATTATGAACATATCATTATAATATGTGGTCATTATGAAGGATATGATGAAAGAATTTTAGATTATATTGATGATGAAGTTTCAATTGGTGATTATGTTATAACTGGTGGAGAATTAGCTAGTTTAATTCTAGTAGATTCAATTTCAAGAATTTTACCAAATGTTATTAAACAAGAATCACATGAAAATGAAAGTTTTGAAAATAACTTATTAGATCATCCAGTTTATACTAAACCATATGAATTTAGAAATAAAAAAGTTCCAGATGTTTTATTAAGTGGTCATCATCAAAATATTAAAAAATGAAGAGAAGCTCAACAAGTAATAAAAACACTTAAAAAAAGACCAGATTTAATTGATGAAACTAAATTAAATAAACACCAACTAGAAATTTATAAAAAAATGAAAGGAGAACAATAG
- a CDS encoding ribosome maturation factor RimM, with translation MNANLIKIGVIVNTFSIKGQVKVILNDDIMIDDLNKIDTFFIKANNNFEVLRIQNITLNKTKNQLIVKFLNLDNINDVIKYKNKEIYCLKNKNITQLISLIGFKFTSLKTNGIISDYMNNNYQQLVKVKSENQKEFWVPLVDVFIKEIDYENQVIIAKDVEGLK, from the coding sequence ATGAATGCTAATCTTATTAAAATAGGTGTTATAGTCAATACTTTTTCTATTAAAGGGCAAGTTAAAGTTATTCTTAATGATGATATTATGATTGATGATTTAAATAAAATCGATACCTTTTTTATAAAAGCTAATAATAATTTCGAAGTTTTAAGAATACAAAATATAACTTTAAATAAAACTAAAAATCAGTTAATTGTTAAATTTTTAAATTTAGATAATATTAATGATGTTATTAAATATAAAAATAAAGAAATATATTGTTTAAAAAATAAAAATATTACTCAACTTATTTCATTAATTGGTTTTAAGTTTACTAGTTTAAAAACAAATGGAATTATTAGTGATTATATGAATAATAATTATCAACAATTAGTTAAAGTTAAATCTGAAAATCAAAAAGAATTTTGAGTGCCTTTAGTTGATGTTTTTATAAAAGAGATTGATTATGAAAATCAAGTGATAATTGCAAAAGATGTTGAAGGACTAAAATAG
- the ffh gene encoding signal recognition particle protein, producing the protein MGFGDFLSKRMQKSIEKNMKSSTLNEENIKETLKEIRLSLLEADVNIEAAKEIINNVKQKALGGYISEGANAHQQMIKIVHEELVNILGKENAPLELNKKPSVVMMVGLQGSGKTTTANKLAYLLNKKNKKKVLLVALDIYRPGAIEQLVQLGQKTNTQVFEKGKQDPVKTAEQALDYAKENNFDVVILDTAGRLQVDQVLMKELDNLKKKTSPNEILLVVDGMSGQEIINVTNEFNSKLKLSGVVVTKLDGDARGGATLSISYLTKLPIKFIGEGEGFNALAAFYPKRMADRLMGMGDIETLFEKAVENIDERSIQKTMNRMFLGQFDLEDLRNQLAQIAKMGSLNKLMKMLPINKVSEAQIQDAQRKLVVFSILMDSMTLKERRDPRVLKAISRKNRIIKGSGRSEKEFNELINSFEKGKKQVLEMTKMIKSGRMPNLSKGGFKF; encoded by the coding sequence ATGGGATTTGGTGATTTTTTATCTAAAAGAATGCAAAAAAGCATCGAAAAAAATATGAAAAGTTCTACTTTAAATGAAGAAAACATTAAAGAAACTTTAAAAGAAATTAGACTATCTTTATTAGAAGCTGATGTTAATATTGAAGCTGCAAAAGAAATTATTAATAATGTAAAACAAAAAGCTTTAGGTGGATATATTTCAGAAGGTGCTAATGCTCATCAACAAATGATAAAAATTGTTCATGAAGAATTAGTAAATATTTTAGGAAAAGAAAATGCGCCTTTAGAATTAAATAAAAAGCCAAGTGTTGTAATGATGGTTGGACTACAAGGTAGTGGTAAAACTACAACAGCAAACAAATTAGCTTATTTATTAAATAAAAAAAATAAGAAAAAAGTTTTATTAGTAGCACTTGATATTTATAGACCTGGAGCTATTGAACAATTAGTTCAATTAGGACAAAAAACAAATACACAAGTATTTGAAAAAGGAAAACAAGATCCAGTTAAAACAGCTGAACAAGCTTTAGATTATGCTAAAGAAAATAATTTTGATGTTGTAATTTTAGATACTGCAGGAAGATTACAAGTTGATCAAGTTCTAATGAAAGAATTAGATAATTTAAAGAAAAAAACATCACCAAATGAAATTTTATTAGTTGTTGATGGAATGAGTGGTCAAGAAATTATTAATGTTACAAATGAGTTTAATAGTAAATTAAAACTGTCCGGAGTTGTTGTTACAAAATTAGATGGAGATGCTAGAGGTGGAGCTACTTTATCTATTAGTTATTTAACTAAATTACCTATTAAATTTATTGGTGAAGGTGAAGGATTTAATGCATTAGCTGCTTTTTATCCAAAAAGAATGGCTGATAGATTGATGGGAATGGGAGATATTGAAACTTTATTTGAAAAAGCAGTTGAAAATATTGACGAACGTTCTATTCAAAAAACTATGAACCGTATGTTTTTAGGTCAATTTGATCTTGAAGATTTAAGAAACCAATTAGCTCAAATTGCAAAAATGGGTAGTTTAAATAAATTAATGAAAATGTTACCTATTAATAAAGTAAGTGAAGCACAAATTCAAGATGCTCAAAGAAAACTAGTTGTGTTTTCAATCTTAATGGATTCAATGACTTTAAAAGAAAGACGCGATCCTAGAGTTTTAAAAGCAATAAGTAGAAAAAACCGTATTATTAAAGGTTCAGGTCGAAGTGAAAAAGAATTTAATGAATTAATTAATTCATTTGAAAAAGGTAAAAAACAAGTTTTAGAAATGACTAAAATGATTAAAAGTGGAAGAATGCCAAATCTATCAAAAGGTGGATTTAAATTCTAA
- the ylqF gene encoding ribosome biogenesis GTPase YlqF: MSAEFNWFPGHMNKTLKDIEARIEMVDVVVEVIDSRAPYSSKNTTFKKLLKDKPIVYIFSKADIADSKVTQQWVDYYIKNENSKVIVLYNRHTDVVNDLINVINELTVKKREKDKAKGIKNTLINALVIGIPNVGKSTFINRVIKGKNVKVGNKPGVTRGIQLIHLNPFINLLDTPGVLPSKLESETVAVNICAINSIKDNVFPKERVAAKLMSYVYNNYDDVIEKYYKINLRLQKPISVADSYKIFETIGIEKKWYVTEDILDMERILSSFLRDLEKGKLGKISFEKVLEVVPEEIQKAINPEDNKQGNDISSLW; the protein is encoded by the coding sequence ATGAGTGCAGAGTTCAACTGATTTCCAGGTCATATGAATAAAACTTTAAAAGATATTGAAGCTAGAATTGAAATGGTTGATGTTGTTGTTGAAGTTATTGATTCAAGAGCTCCTTATTCATCAAAAAACACTACTTTTAAAAAGCTTTTAAAAGATAAACCAATTGTTTATATTTTTTCAAAAGCAGATATTGCTGATTCTAAAGTTACTCAACAATGAGTAGATTATTATATTAAAAATGAAAATTCAAAAGTAATAGTTTTATATAATAGACATACTGATGTTGTTAATGATTTAATTAATGTAATTAATGAATTAACAGTTAAAAAACGTGAAAAAGACAAAGCTAAAGGAATTAAAAATACTTTAATTAATGCTTTAGTTATTGGGATTCCAAATGTTGGAAAATCTACTTTTATTAATAGAGTTATTAAAGGAAAAAATGTTAAAGTTGGAAATAAACCAGGAGTTACTAGAGGAATTCAATTAATTCATTTAAATCCTTTTATTAATCTATTAGATACACCTGGAGTTTTACCTTCAAAATTAGAATCTGAAACAGTTGCTGTAAATATTTGTGCAATTAATTCAATAAAAGATAATGTCTTTCCAAAAGAAAGAGTTGCTGCTAAATTAATGAGTTATGTTTATAACAATTATGATGATGTTATTGAAAAATATTACAAAATCAATTTAAGATTACAAAAACCAATTTCAGTTGCTGACTCATATAAAATTTTTGAAACAATTGGAATTGAAAAAAAATGATATGTTACTGAAGATATTTTAGATATGGAAAGAATTTTATCTTCATTTTTAAGAGATCTAGAAAAAGGTAAATTAGGAAAAATTTCTTTTGAAAAAGTTTTAGAAGTAGTTCCAGAAGAAATTCAAAAAGCCATTAATCCAGAAGATAACAAACAAGGTAATGATATAAGTTCATTATGATAG
- the rny gene encoding ribonuclease Y: MDEDIIIILSVFCGIFFICFVISSAILLYLWKSKSRKHLIEQYIKEAKQAKKQVLANGYKEISEAKMLFLKRSELEKNELDRVKEQLDMRANDLKRNQEIVESKSQRLDASMLDLEKRKFLVDQKEEYLIKRLEDVSGLTKQQAKELLIKQVRNKSEKELISILKNAELQAHSKAKVVANNILISAMERIKVELTSQRTTNIVKLPSDDLKGRIIGKDHRNMKTFEQVGGVDIVVDETPNTVIVSSFNPIRREIATRTLEQLIVDGRIQPVKIENELKKQEQELEYIIQETGLNTIKELNINDIDIELVKLIGKLKFRTSYGQNVLAHSIEVAKLSGLIAAELGLDAEKATRAGLLHDIGKALDFEKQGSHVELGAEIARKYNEDPIIINCIESHHEDKEKESEIAAIVAIADSISASRPGARYNAIDEFILRMNEIEKIGNSIPGVAKTYALQSGRQIRLIVDPLVASDLDLALILEKMKEQIKEKVIIPGEITITVIREKKETDILK; this comes from the coding sequence ATGGATGAAGACATAATTATAATACTTTCAGTTTTTTGTGGTATATTTTTTATTTGCTTTGTTATTTCTAGTGCAATTCTACTTTATTTATGAAAATCTAAATCAAGAAAACATCTTATTGAACAATATATAAAAGAAGCAAAACAAGCTAAAAAACAAGTTCTAGCTAATGGATATAAAGAAATTAGTGAAGCTAAAATGCTTTTTTTAAAAAGAAGTGAATTAGAAAAAAATGAATTAGATAGAGTTAAAGAACAATTAGATATGAGAGCTAATGATCTAAAAAGAAACCAAGAAATTGTTGAGTCAAAATCTCAAAGACTAGATGCTAGTATGTTAGATCTAGAAAAAAGAAAATTCTTAGTAGATCAAAAAGAAGAATATTTAATTAAACGTTTAGAAGACGTATCAGGTTTAACAAAACAACAAGCAAAAGAACTATTAATAAAACAAGTAAGAAATAAATCAGAAAAAGAACTTATTTCTATTTTAAAAAACGCTGAATTACAAGCACATAGTAAAGCTAAAGTTGTTGCTAATAACATTTTAATTTCAGCAATGGAAAGAATTAAAGTAGAACTTACAAGTCAAAGAACAACTAATATTGTTAAATTGCCATCTGATGATCTTAAAGGTCGTATTATTGGAAAAGATCATAGAAATATGAAAACTTTTGAACAAGTTGGTGGTGTTGATATTGTTGTTGATGAAACACCAAATACTGTTATAGTTTCTTCATTTAATCCAATTAGAAGAGAAATTGCAACAAGAACATTAGAACAACTAATTGTTGATGGAAGAATTCAACCAGTTAAAATTGAAAATGAATTAAAAAAACAAGAACAAGAATTAGAATATATTATTCAAGAAACTGGGTTAAATACTATTAAAGAATTAAACATTAATGATATTGATATTGAACTAGTTAAACTAATTGGTAAATTAAAATTTAGAACTAGTTATGGTCAAAACGTTTTAGCTCACTCAATTGAAGTTGCTAAATTATCTGGTTTAATTGCAGCTGAGTTAGGTTTAGATGCTGAAAAAGCAACTAGAGCAGGTTTATTACATGATATTGGTAAAGCTTTAGATTTTGAAAAGCAAGGAAGTCATGTTGAATTAGGAGCAGAAATTGCAAGAAAATATAATGAAGATCCAATCATTATAAATTGTATTGAATCACATCATGAAGACAAGGAAAAAGAAAGTGAAATAGCTGCAATTGTAGCTATTGCTGATTCGATTTCAGCTTCAAGACCTGGAGCTAGATATAATGCAATTGATGAATTTATATTAAGAATGAATGAAATTGAAAAAATAGGAAATTCAATTCCAGGAGTTGCTAAAACTTATGCTTTACAATCAGGTCGTCAAATTAGATTAATTGTTGATCCACTAGTTGCTTCTGATTTAGATTTAGCTTTAATTTTAGAAAAAATGAAAGAACAAATTAAAGAAAAAGTAATTATTCCTGGTGAAATAACAATAACAGTAATAAGAGAAAAAAAAGAAACTGATATTTTAAAATAA
- a CDS encoding 23S rRNA (pseudouridine(1915)-N(3))-methyltransferase RlmH: MKIKIICFGKLDKKFYIDAFNDYFKRLEKYIDLEVIELKEEINGELNKIKEENSNLLLNKLENYKDFEKIILDVNSKLISTQNLVDIIQTNLNYKNAKILFVIGPSDGYSEKFLNSFNNKISLAKITLPHQLCRIVLIEQIYRVFKIIKNEKYHK; this comes from the coding sequence ATGAAAATTAAAATTATTTGTTTTGGTAAATTAGATAAAAAGTTTTATATTGATGCTTTTAATGATTATTTTAAAAGATTAGAAAAATATATTGATTTAGAAGTAATTGAATTAAAAGAAGAAATTAATGGTGAATTAAATAAAATCAAAGAAGAAAACTCAAATCTTTTATTAAATAAATTAGAAAATTATAAAGATTTTGAAAAGATTATTTTAGATGTTAATTCTAAATTAATATCAACTCAAAATTTAGTTGATATTATACAAACTAATTTAAATTATAAAAACGCTAAGATTTTATTTGTAATTGGTCCTAGTGATGGGTATTCAGAAAAGTTTTTAAATTCTTTTAATAACAAAATATCACTTGCAAAAATAACACTTCCACATCAATTATGTAGAATTGTTTTAATTGAACAAATTTATCGAGTTTTTAAAATTATTAAAAACGAAAAATATCATAAATAA
- a CDS encoding CinA family protein, translated as MSLKKLVKLLIKNNLTISTCESFTGGLFSNLITNITNSSKVFFGSFVCYQTKFKENILNIDKQVIKKDGVISFNCAKEMVLKTYELTKTNIVVSFTGNAGPNSMENKPKGLAYIGIKFNDQIKIYEFKPRFVISRKHFKNKAIKFVVKILKKMVLF; from the coding sequence ATGAGTTTAAAAAAATTAGTTAAATTATTAATTAAAAACAATTTAACAATTTCAACTTGTGAATCATTTACTGGAGGATTATTTAGTAATTTAATTACTAATATTACAAATAGTTCTAAAGTCTTTTTTGGATCATTTGTATGTTATCAAACTAAATTTAAAGAAAATATTTTAAATATAGATAAACAAGTTATTAAAAAAGATGGTGTTATTTCTTTTAATTGTGCAAAAGAAATGGTTTTAAAAACTTATGAATTAACAAAAACAAATATAGTAGTAAGTTTTACAGGAAATGCTGGTCCTAATAGTATGGAAAATAAACCTAAAGGATTAGCTTATATTGGAATTAAGTTTAATGATCAAATAAAAATTTATGAATTTAAACCTAGATTTGTTATATCTAGAAAGCACTTTAAAAATAAAGCAATTAAATTTGTTGTAAAAATTTTAAAAAAAATGGTTCTTTTCTAA